In one Nicotiana sylvestris chromosome 8, ASM39365v2, whole genome shotgun sequence genomic region, the following are encoded:
- the LOC104249723 gene encoding exosome complex exonuclease RRP46 homolog — METDRKDGRTANQLRPLACTRNVLNRAHGSASWSQGETKVLAAVYGPKAGTKKNENPEKACFEVIWKPKTGQIGKAEKEYEMILKRTVQSICVLNVHPNTTTSIIIQVVNDDGALLPCAINAVCAALVDAGIPLKHLAVAICCSLAESGHILLDPSKLEEQKMKAFVYLVFPNSTLSVLPEESLKVRGEPMEHGLITSFTHGVMSVDDYIRCLERGRAATGKLSDFLRRSLQSQVQSDSSKLG, encoded by the exons ATGGAAACAGATAGGAAGGATGGGCGAACAGCGAACCAATTGAGACCGTTGGCTTGCACTCGTAACGTTCTTAATCGTGCTCATGGCTCTGCCAGTTGGTCTCAAG GGGAGACAAAAGTTCTTGCCGCTGTTTATGGACCAAAGGCTGGAACAAAGAAGAACGAGAACCCGGAAAAGGCCTGCTTTGAAGTCATTTGGAAGCCAAAAACGGGGCAGATTG GTAAAGCGGAGAAGGAGTATGAGATGATTTTGAAGAGGACTGTGCAAAGCATTTGTGTTTTGAATGTTCATCCAAATACCACCACGTCAATTATCATTCAG GTTGTCAACGATGATGGAGCT CTTCTTCCATGTGCCATAAATGCAGTATGTGCTGCCCTTGTGGATGCTGGGATTCCTTTGAAGCACCTTGCTG TTGCAATATGTTGTAGTCTAGCAGAGAGTGGACATATTCTACTGGACCCTAGCAAGCTAGAAGAGCAG AAAATGAAGGCGTTTGTATATCTAGTTTTTCCTAACTCGACATTATCTGTGCTTCCTGAAGAATCATTGAAAGTGAGAGGTGAACCCATGGAACATGGACTTATAACATCTTTTACACACGGTGTAATGTCAG TTGATGACTACATTCGCTGTTTGGAGCGAGGACGTGCTGCCACTGGAAAGTTGTCCGATTTTCTCCGGAGAAGCTTGCAATCACAAGTCCAAAGTGACTCATCCAAGTTGGGTTAA